The Lysobacter helvus nucleotide sequence CCTGACCCGCGTGGCGCGCGCCGCCGCTCCGTTGTCGTTCGCCGCCGTCGGCGATGCGCCGTTGTCGACGCTGTCCGGCGTGGGCGCGCGCGTGGCGGAAAAACTGGCCGCCCGCGGATTGGTGACGCTGCAGGACCTGTGGCTGCACCTGCCGCGCCAGTACGAAGACCGCACCACGATCGTGCCGATCCGCCTGTTGCGCCCCGGCATCGCGGCGCAGGTGGAAGGCACGGTGGAAGCGGTCGAACGCGGGTTCCGCTATCGGCCTTCGTTGCGCGTGGCGATCAGCGACGAGTCGCAGGGCACGTTGCTCCTGCGCTTCTTCCATTTCCGCGCGCAGCAGGTGGCGCAGTTCGCCGTCGGCGCGCGCGTGCGCTGCTACGGCACGCCGCGCGCGGGCGGCAACGGGCTGGAGATCGTGCATCCGAGTTATCGCGTGGTCGCCGAGGCCGGCGACGATGCGCTCGGTGAACGCCTCGATCCGGTGTATCCCGCGATCGAAGGCATCGGGCCCGGTGCATTGCGCAAGTTGATCGGGCAGGCGCTGGATCGGTTGCCGGATGCGGAAGCGCTGGAGCTGCTGCCCGAGCCCATGCGCGCGGCCCTCGACCTGCCTTCGCTGCGCGACGCGTTGCTGACGATGCACCGGCCGCCGCGCGATGCCGACGTCCCCGCGTTGCTGGCGGGCACGCATCCGTCGCAGCAGCGCCTGGCGCTCGAAGAACTGTTGGCGCATCACTTGAGCCTGCGTCGCCAGCGCATCGCCTTGCAGCGGCATCGCGCGCCCGCCCTCGCGACCGCCGGCGCCCTCGCGCAACGCCTGCGCGATGCGTTGCCGTTCGCGCTGACCGGTGCGCAGGAACGCGTGTTCGCGCAACTGCGCCACGACCTCGCGCAACCGCATCCGATGCTGCGCCTGGTGCAGGGCGATGTCGGCAGCGGCAAGACCGTCGTCGCGGCGCTAGCGGCGATGCTCGCCGTCGAATCGGGACGCCAGGCCGCGTTGATGGCGCCCACGGAACTCCTCGCCGAACAACACCTCGCCAACCTGCGCGCGTGGCTCGAGCCGCTCGGCGTGCGCGTGGCGTGGCTCGCCGGAAAGGTGACCGGACGCGCGCGGCGCGACGTGCTCGCGGCGGTCGCGTCGGGCGAGGCGCAAGTCGTCGTCGGTACGCACGCGCTGATGCAGGACGCCGTCGCCTTCGATGACCTCGCGCTCGCGATCGTCGACGAACAACACCGCTTCGGCGTGCACCAGCGCCTCGCGCTGCGCGACAAGGGCGCCGGCGGCGATCGCGTGCCGCACCAGCTCGTGATGACGGCAACGCCGATCCCGCGCACGCTCGCGATGGCGGCCTATGCGGACCTCGATGTCTCGGCGATCGACGAACTCCCGCCCGGCCGCACGCCGGTGCAGACCGTCGCGCTGAGCGCGGAGAAACGCCCCGACCTCGTCGAACGCATCCGCGCCGCGTGCGCCGAAGGCCGCCAGGCCTATTGGGTGTGCACGCTGATCGACGACAGCGACGAAGTCATCGCGCAGGCCGCGCAGTCCACGTTCGACGCGCTGTCCGCCGCACTGCCGAAGGCACGCGTGGGCCTGGTGCACGGGCGCATGAAGGCGTCGGAGAAGCAGGCGACGATGCGCGCGTTCAAGGAAGGCACGCTGGATCTTCTCGTCGCGACCACGGTGATCGAAGTGGGCGTCGACGTGCCCAACGCTTCGCTGATGGTGATCGAGAACGCCGAACGCCTGGGCCTGTCGCAGCTGCACCAGTTGCGCGGGCGGGTGGGGCGGGGCAGTGCGGCGTCGAGTTGCGTGCTGCTGTACCAGTCGCCGATGTCGCAGATGGCGCGGCAACGCCTGGAAACGATGCGCGAAACCAACGATGGCTTCGTCATCGCCGAAAAAGACCTGCAGCTGCGCGGCCCGGGTGAACTGCTCGGCACGCGCCAGACCGGCCTGGCCGCGTTCCGCGTCGCCGACCTCGCGCGCGATGCAGCGTTGCTGCCGCAAGTGCGCGAACTCGCCGACACGCTGCTCGCCGACGACCCCGCGCTGGCCGATCGCATCGTCCACCGCTGGGTCGGTGGCGCGGCGCGTTACGCTTCCGCCTGACTTTCGAGACCTGCAATCCCATGACCGATCGCATTCCCCTGCTCATCGACACCGATCCCGGCGTCGACGACGCCCTCGCACTCCTGATGGCCTTCGACGATCCGCGCCACGAGGTCGTCGGCTTGACGATCGCGGCCGGCAACGTCGGCCTCGCGCACACGGTGCGCAACGCGCTGAAGCTGTGCGAAGTGGCGAAGAGCGATGCCCCGGTGTTCGCCGGCGCGGAAGCGCCGCTGTTGCATCCCGCGCGCGACGCCGGTTACGTGCATGGCCTGGATGGGTTCGGCGACGTGGCCTACGCGCACCCGACGCGCACGCCGCATCCGGAACACGCCGCCCTCGCGATCCTGCGCCTGTCGCACGCGCACGCCGGCAAGCTGCTGCTCGTCGCGCTCGGCCCGCTGACCAACCTCGCGCTCGCGCTGAAGCTGGACCCGACGCTGCCGCAACGTATCGCGCGCTGCGTGGTGATGGGCGGCGCGGTCACCGCGCACGGCAACATCAGCGCGGCGGCGGAGTTCAACGTCGCCTTCGACCCGGAAGCCGCGCACATCGTGTTCTCGTCCTTCCCGCGCATCGAACTGGCGGACTGGGAGGCCACGATGGCCCATGG carries:
- the recG gene encoding ATP-dependent DNA helicase RecG, whose product is MARAAAPLSFAAVGDAPLSTLSGVGARVAEKLAARGLVTLQDLWLHLPRQYEDRTTIVPIRLLRPGIAAQVEGTVEAVERGFRYRPSLRVAISDESQGTLLLRFFHFRAQQVAQFAVGARVRCYGTPRAGGNGLEIVHPSYRVVAEAGDDALGERLDPVYPAIEGIGPGALRKLIGQALDRLPDAEALELLPEPMRAALDLPSLRDALLTMHRPPRDADVPALLAGTHPSQQRLALEELLAHHLSLRRQRIALQRHRAPALATAGALAQRLRDALPFALTGAQERVFAQLRHDLAQPHPMLRLVQGDVGSGKTVVAALAAMLAVESGRQAALMAPTELLAEQHLANLRAWLEPLGVRVAWLAGKVTGRARRDVLAAVASGEAQVVVGTHALMQDAVAFDDLALAIVDEQHRFGVHQRLALRDKGAGGDRVPHQLVMTATPIPRTLAMAAYADLDVSAIDELPPGRTPVQTVALSAEKRPDLVERIRAACAEGRQAYWVCTLIDDSDEVIAQAAQSTFDALSAALPKARVGLVHGRMKASEKQATMRAFKEGTLDLLVATTVIEVGVDVPNASLMVIENAERLGLSQLHQLRGRVGRGSAASSCVLLYQSPMSQMARQRLETMRETNDGFVIAEKDLQLRGPGELLGTRQTGLAAFRVADLARDAALLPQVRELADTLLADDPALADRIVHRWVGGAARYASA
- a CDS encoding nucleoside hydrolase, translated to MTDRIPLLIDTDPGVDDALALLMAFDDPRHEVVGLTIAAGNVGLAHTVRNALKLCEVAKSDAPVFAGAEAPLLHPARDAGYVHGLDGFGDVAYAHPTRTPHPEHAALAILRLSHAHAGKLLLVALGPLTNLALALKLDPTLPQRIARCVVMGGAVTAHGNISAAAEFNVAFDPEAAHIVFSSFPRIELADWEATMAHGFAHETFERWLQADSPRARFYDTISRKTRTWAAGRRGEDWHSADALAMALALRPEGALEVVERPMAVELEGRHARGATIVDWRREEGRPDNVAILRRYDQARFETLLASALAAG